One part of the Oncorhynchus clarkii lewisi isolate Uvic-CL-2024 chromosome 7, UVic_Ocla_1.0, whole genome shotgun sequence genome encodes these proteins:
- the LOC139414426 gene encoding ras association domain-containing protein 1-like: protein MLTMGSESPQAIARLFAWVNGISKCELKDLSLNDRIELAPEPPAALPPAAPLTPRQVRDSQRSSQVVQLVEDSVRVEGPSLFTGWGHDFQPCSYTQITWCDLCGEFIWGLYKQSLSCAKPRRIHQSPF from the coding sequence ATGCTAACCATGGGCAGTGAGTCCCCACAGGCCATTGCCCGGCTGTTTGCCTGGGTCAACGGGATCTCCAAGTGTGAGCTGAAAGATCTCAGCCTAAATGATCGCATTGAGCTGGCACCGGAACCACCAGCCGCTCTGCCCCCAGCAGCACCCCTGACTCCCAGGCAGGTGAGAGATTCCCAGAGGTCCAGCCAGGTGGTACAGCTGGTGGAGGACAGTGTGAGAGTTGAGGGGCCCTCGTTGTTCACAGGGTGGGGACATGACTTCCAGCCTTGCAGCTACACCCAGATCACATGGTGCGACCTGTGTGGAGAATTCATCTGGGGCCTTTACAAACAGAGCCTGAGCTGTGCTA